The Impatiens glandulifera chromosome 3, dImpGla2.1, whole genome shotgun sequence genome contains a region encoding:
- the LOC124929001 gene encoding zinc finger CCCH domain-containing protein 19-like isoform X2, with amino-acid sequence MEDEDEKVIFTMDNEVHDTKDKPLDATEILKSEERSDMGSSILPHLCDSQLIVGSSPPPPPPSLAVEEEGKVEDEVTQLVGMDMFMETAADVVDRQGEDDVECSLPSWSEQDDVEFFGDHSSVHIPGDMMIGNDISLDFDDSELKISNTWSIIQDEEIKIHINEEGDGYVEAVVTCDIPTKMDYDIENCVKTQSVEDGVGNCLPRSDILQSFDTLGEEYEAIEKEQVEVMDEEHNVDVESSVISKLGQKDEAIGMEGTVGDPAPEPDNVEVSLQSIVAAELCEEDEVMGEENVGVTEMEENHIQLLDGVEDVVGCTPTKDDDGEESMEEDDPPTAETEMEIETDVIDVPELDNVTIAAGKRKRGKNAKVSTRASTRTTIGEDVCFICFDGGELVLCDRRGCPKVYHPSCVNRDEAFFRAKGRWNCGWHLCSICEKNGHYSCYTCTFSVCKVCTKDAVILCVRGNKGFCETCMKTVMLIENNEASDNKDKVDFDDKSSWEFLFKDYWTDLKEKLSITTDELALAKNPRRGPDVSIGKEEANEENIDVNNGHSGSDSSEHLEDRKSKRRLSKRKSKRREKTEEIGLPNTSEIAFVSRGWASQELLEFVMHMKDGDNSVLSQFDVQALLLEYIKTNKLRDPRRKSQIICDARLENLFGKARVGHFEMLKLLESHFLIKDDTHIDDVQGTVVDTDVNQVERDENNDSPIKGGSKEKKRRIRKKGYDRGLQSNLNDYAAIDNHNINLIYLRRKLVEDVLEDVDKFHDTVVGTFVRIRIPGNNQKQDLYRLVQVIGTTKAPKPYKVGKRTTSFFLEVLNLDKTEVVGIDTISNQEFTEDECKRLRQSIKCGLINRLTVGDILHKATIMHVARVNDCLEAETQRLFHLRDRASEKGRKKELRECVEKLQFLRTPEERRRRLDEIPEIRTDPKMDPNYESEDDDSDKATTAQENYLRPGAGSGFSRNNGRETISPGRGNLTNSGSGSKKSSYNNLEFSRSNSGKDFSNKIDDKSSVSKHLDESSSRNQVQDGGLHLGKMKPETKSETVVKSESFTSSASNPPKIIETEKSWLYKDPSGKTQGLFSVVQLRKWSNNGYFPTDLKVWRNKEGEETSILLTDALAGKFHQQSQSVEIPLSSPPNPVKLETRENDKGMKSSPIVQVVSKFSTQDGNINPAALQQTPQQPPPVGIKSQDVNMNPAAPQIRSKDGNMNSAAPQRQPPVGIKSEDGNMNSAALQRQPPVGIKSQDGNMNPAAPQRHPLVGIKSQDGIMNPAAPQRQPPVGIKSQDGNMNPATPQRQPPVGIKSQDGNMNPAAPQRPPPVGIKSQDGNMNPAAPQRPPPVAINSRDVNKNPAIPQQQPQVGINSRDGNMNPAAPQQPPPVGINNRDGNMNTASPHQPPPVGINSRDGSMNPIAPQQPPPVGINSWDGTMIPSAPQPPQRVGISRWDSTMNPAAPQPPQPVGINSQDGNMNPAAPLQPPPVGINSQDGNMNPAAPQQPLPLTATVSGGQLSHSSTINPEISTILNPHLNGESTQPEIPSHHMPQGQPYVQIPGPNYSNPGLPLNNQQPSPWAVQNNPFPPGPRPDGSNMTWGPMPGWVGPGPVQATGNMNWNPGWVGPPPMAGFMQPGMMNPGWFPQMCNPSGWYPPPPPPNTNQPQMWCPQQPGGNMGPPPPVQSQGGLGPQLGNANLPGWSGPPSNSGTWGNDHQNNNGNKFSGRGSGSGYNGGRAGRGYDSKKTNNSSRICMFHRGGHCKKGSTCRHAHK; translated from the exons ATGGAAGACGAGGATGAGAAAGTGATTTTCACAATGGACAACGAAGTACATGATACAAAAGACAAACCTTTAGATGCTACGGAGATCTTAAAATCCGAGGAAAGAAGCGATATGGGTTCCTCAATTCTTCCCCATCTTTGTGATTCGCAACTGATAGTGGGTTCGtctccgccgccgccgccgccttcTTTAGCTGTCGAGGAAGAGGGAAAGGTTGAGGATGAAGTGACTCAGTTGGTTGGAATGGATATGTTTATGGAGACTGCGGCTGATGTTGTTGATCGTCAGGGAGAGGATGATGTTGAATGTAGTTTACCCAGTTGGTCCGAGCAGGATGATGTGGAGTTCTTTGGCGACCATTCATCGGTGCATATACCAGGAGATATGATGATAGGAAATGACATTTCTTTGGATTTTGATGATTCAGAGCTTAAGATTTCTAACACTTGGTCTATAATCCAAGATGAGGAAATTAAGATACATATAAATGAAGAAGGTGACGGTTATGTTGAAGCGGTTGTAACATGTGATATTCCTACTAAAATGGATTATGATATCGAGAATTGTGTAAAGACCCAGAGTGTTGAAGATGGTGTAGGCAATTGTTTGCCCCGATCAGACATTTTGCAATCCTTTGATACACTGGGTGAGGAATATGAAGCCATTGAAAAGGAACAAGTTGAAGTGATGGATGAAGAACACAATGTGGATGTGGAGTCCTCAGTTATTTCTAAATTGGGACAAAAAGATGAAGCCATAGGGATGGAAGGGACGGTGGGAGATCCTGCACCTGAACCTGACAATGTAGAAGTAAGTCTGCAATCCATTGTTGCTGCTGAACTGTGTGAGGAAGATGAAGTCATGGGAGAAGAAAATGTTGGGGTTACAGAGATGGAAGAGAATCATATTCAGCTTCTGGATGGTGTAGAAGATGTTGTTGGTTGCACTCCAAcaaaagatgatgatggtgaagAGTCAATGGAAGAGGACGACCCACCAACTGCTGAGACTGAAATGGAGATAGAGACGGATGTGATAGATGTGCCAGAACTAGATAATGTAACCATTGCCGCAGGGAAGAGAAAAAGAGGAAAGAATGCTAAGGTTTCCACACGAGCTTCAACTAGGACCACCATTGGAGAAGatgtttgtttcatttgttttgaTGGTGGAGAGCTTGTGTTATGTGATCGTAG GGGATGTCCTAAGGTATACCACCCTTCCTGTGTCAATCGCGATGAAGCATTTTTTCGAGCAAAAGGTCGATGGAATTGTG GTTGGCATCTTTGTAGCATTTGTGAGAAGAATGGACACTATTCATGTTATACATGCACATTTTCTGTGTGCAAAGTGTGCACTAAAGATGCCGTTATCTTATGTGTTCGAGGAAACAAAGGTTTTTGTGAGACTTGCATGAAGACCGTGATGTTGATTGAAAATAACGAGGCATCAGACAATAAG GATAAAGTGGACTTTGATGACAAGAGCAGTTGGGAGTTCCTATTCAAGGATTATTGGACAGATCTGAAGGAAAAACTGTCCATTACTACTGATGAACTTGCCCTGGCAAAAAATCCACGGAGAGGGCCCGATGTATCCATTGGGAAAGAGGAAgcaaatgaagaaaatattgaTGTCAATAATGGTCATTCTGGTTCAGACAGTTCAGAGCACCTAGAGGATAGAAAATCGAAAAGAAGATTATCAAAGAGGAAATCCAAAAGGCGAGAGAAGACCGAAGAGATTGGCTTACCAAATACTTCAGAAATAGCTTTTGTGTCTCGTGGATGGGCATCACAAGAGCTTCTAGAGTTTGTTATGCACATGAAGGACGGTGACAACTCAGTTTTATCTCAGTTTGATGTTCAGGCCTTATTActtgaatatataaaaacaaacaaactccGCGATCCTCGTAGAAAAAGTCAAATTATTTGTGATGCAAGACTAGAAAATCTATTTGGAAAAGCTCGTGTTGGACATTTTGAAATGTTAAAACTTCTTGAATCTCACTTTCTTATAAAAGATGATACTCACATAGATGATGTTCAAGGCACTGTTGTGGATACTGATGTTAACCAAGTGGAAAGAGATGAAAATAATGATTCTCCAATTAAGGGGGGAAGTAAAGAAAAGAAACGTAGAATAAGGAAGAAAGGTTATGACAGAGGTCTTCAATCCAATCTTAACGACTATGCTGCCATTGATAATCACAATATAAATTTGATCTATTTGCGAAGAAAGCTTGTTGAGGATGTTCTTGAAGATGTTGACAAATTTCATGACACAGTTGTTGGGACTTTTGTTAGAATAAGAATACCTGGTAATAATCAAAAGCAAGATCTCTATAGGCTGGTTCAAGttatag GTACAACTAAGGCTCCCAAACCGTATAAAGTTGGTAAAAGGACCACTAGTTTCTTCCTAGAAGTATTAAACTTAGACAAAACTGAGGTGGTGGGAATTGATACCATTTCCAACCAAGAATTCACTGAG GATGAATGCAAACGGCTACGACAGAGCATAAAATGTGGGCTTATCAATAGGCTGACTGTG GGAGACATTCTGCACAAGGCAACTATAATGCATGTTGCTAGAGTTAATGAT TGTCTGGAGGCTGAGACACAGAGACTTTTTCATCTTCGCGACCGTGCAAGTGAGAAAGGACGCAAAAAAGA GCTTAGGGAATGTGTGGAGAAACTACAGTTTCTCAGGACACCTGAAGAACGCCGACGAAGACTGGATGAAATCCCAGAAATACGCACAGACCCAAAAATGGATCCAAACTATGAATCTGAAGATGATGATAGCGATAAGGCTACTACTGCACAag AAAATTACCTGAGACCTGGGGCAGGTTCTGGCTTTAGCAGGAATAATGGGAGAGAGACAATTTCTCCTGGAAGAGGAAATCTTACAAATTCAGGAAGTGGATCGAAAAAGTCCTCCTATAATAACTTGGAATTCTCCAGAAGCAATTCTGGCAAagatttttcaaacaaaattgacGATAAATCTTCTGTTAGCAAACATCTGGATGAAAGCAGTTCAAGGAATCAAGTTCAAGATGGAGGCTTACATTTGGGCAAGATGAAGCCTGAAACGAAATCTGAAACTGTTGTAAAATCAGAGTCATTCACTAGTTCTGCATCTAATCCTCCTAAGATCATCGAAACTGAAAAATCATGGCTTTATAAGGATCCATCTGGAAAAACTCAAGGACTATTTTCAGTTGTTCAGCTGCGGAAATGGAGTAACAATGGTTACTTCCCAACTGATCTTAAAGTTTGGAGAAATAAGGAAGGTGAAGAAACCTCTATACTTTTGACAGATGCCTTGGCCGGAAAATTTCATCAGCAATCACAAAGCGTGGAAATTCCTCTTTCGTCCCCACCAAATCCCGTAAAGCTTGAAACAAGAGAAAACGACAAAGGGATGAAATCGTCGCCAATAGTTCAAGTTGTGTCAAAATTTTCAACACAGGATGGTAATATAAATCCAGCAGCTCTGCAACAAACCCCACAACAACCGCCTCCTGTTGGAATCAAAAGTCAGGATGTTAATATGAATCCAGCAGCCCCGCAAATAAGAAGTAAGGATGGTAATATGAATTCAGCAGCCCCGCAAAGACAGCCTCCAGTTGGAATCAAAAGTGAGGATGGTAATATGAATTCAGCAGCCCTGCAAAGACAGCCTCCGGTTGGAATCAAAAGTCAGGATGGTAATATGAATCCAGCAGCCCCGCAAAGACATCCTCTGGTTGGAATCAAAAGTCAGGATGGTATTATGAATCCAGCAGCCCCGCAAAGACAGCCTCCGGTTGGAATCAAAAGTCAGGATGGTAATATGAATCCAGCAACCCCGCAAAGACAGCCTCCGGTTGGAATCAAAAGTCAGGATGGTAATATGAATCCAGCAGCCCCGCAAAGACCACCTCCCGTTGGAATCAAAAGTCAGGATGGAAATATGAATCCAGCAGCCCCGCAAAGACCGCCTCCGGTTGCAATCAACAGTCGGGATGTTAATAAGAATCCAGCAATCCCGCAACAACAGCCTCAAGTTGGAATCAACAGTCGGGATGGTAATATGAATCCAGCCGCCCCACAACAACCGCCTCCGGTTGGAATCAACAATCGGGATGGTAATATGAATACAGCTTCCCCACATCAACCACCTCCAGTCGGAATCAACAGTCGGGATGGTAGTATGAATCCAATCGCCCCACAACAACCGCCTCCGGTTGGAATCAACAGTTGGGATGGTACTATGATTCCATCAGCCCCGCAACCACCGCAACGGGTCGGAATCAGCAGGTGGGATAGTACTATGAATCCAGCAGCCCCGCAACCACCGCAACCGGTTGGAATCAACAGTCAAGATGGTAATATGAATCCAGCAGCTCCACTACAGCCGCCTCCGGTTGGAATCAACAGTCAGGATGGTAATATGAATCCAGCAGCCCCTCAACAACCACTTCCTTTAACCGCCACTGTCAGTGGTGGACAGCTGTCACATTCTTCGACGATTAATCCTGAGATAAGTACCATACTGAATCCGCATTTGAACGGAGAATCAACTCAGCCTGAAATTCCTTCACATCATATGCCTCAAGGGCAGCCTTATGTTCAGATTCCGGGTCCAAACTACTCTAATCCAGGTTTACCCCTTAACAATCAGCAACCTTCACCTTGGGCCGTACAAAACAATCCATTTCCACCCGGACCAAGACCCGACGGGTCAAACATGACTTGGGGACCAATGCCGGGTTGGGTGGGACCCGGACCAGTCCAGGCAACTGGAAATATGAACTGGAACCCTGGTTGGGTCGGACCACCACCTATGGCCGGGTTTATGCAACCCGGTATGATGAACCCAGGTTGGTTCCCACAAATGTGTAACCCATCCGGATGGTATCCACCCCCACCCCCACCCAACACAAATCAGCCTCAAATGTGGTGCCCACAACAACCGGGTGGGAATATGGGTCCTCCTCCTCCAGTCCAATCCCAAG GTGGGTTGGGTCCTCAGTTGGGAAATGCAAACCTTCCCGGTTGGAGCGGTCCGCCGAGTAATTCGGGAACATGGGGAAACGACCACCAGAATAATAATGGGAACAAGTTTTCAGGTAGGGGTTCGGGTTCTGGTTATAATGGTGGACGGGCAGGCAGGGGATATGATAGTAAAAAAACCAATAATAGTTCCCGTATATGCATGTTCCATCGGGGTGGACATTGTAAGAAAGGGTCTACTTGTAGACATGCTCACAAATGA
- the LOC124929001 gene encoding zinc finger CCCH domain-containing protein 19-like isoform X1, which yields MEDEDEKVIFTMDNEVHDTKDKPLDATEILKSEERSDMGSSILPHLCDSQLIVGSSPPPPPPSLAVEEEGKVEDEVTQLVGMDMFMETAADVVDRQGEDDVECSLPSWSEQDDVEFFGDHSSVHIPGDMMIGNDISLDFDDSELKISNTWSIIQDEEIKIHINEEGDGYVEAVVTCDIPTKMDYDIENCVKTQSVEDGVGNCLPRSDILQSFDTLGEEYEAIEKEQVEVMDEEHNVDVESSVISKLGQKDEAIGMEGTVGDPAPEPDNVEVSLQSIVAAELCEEDEVMGEENVGVTEMEENHIQLLDGVEDVVGCTPTKDDDGEESMEEDDPPTAETEMEIETDVIDVPELDNVTIAAGKRKRGKNAKVSTRASTRTTIGEDVCFICFDGGELVLCDRRGCPKVYHPSCVNRDEAFFRAKGRWNCGWHLCSICEKNGHYSCYTCTFSVCKVCTKDAVILCVRGNKGFCETCMKTVMLIENNEASDNKDKVDFDDKSSWEFLFKDYWTDLKEKLSITTDELALAKNPRRGPDVSIGKEEANEENIDVNNGHSGSDSSEHLEDRKSKRRLSKRKSKRREKTEEIGLPNTSEIAFVSRGWASQELLEFVMHMKDGDNSVLSQFDVQALLLEYIKTNKLRDPRRKSQIICDARLENLFGKARVGHFEMLKLLESHFLIKDDTHIDDVQGTVVDTDVNQVERDENNDSPIKGGSKEKKRRIRKKGYDRGLQSNLNDYAAIDNHNINLIYLRRKLVEDVLEDVDKFHDTVVGTFVRIRIPGNNQKQDLYRLVQVIGTTKAPKPYKVGKRTTSFFLEVLNLDKTEVVGIDTISNQEFTEDECKRLRQSIKCGLINRLTVGDILHKATIMHVARVNDCLEAETQRLFHLRDRASEKGRKKELRECVEKLQFLRTPEERRRRLDEIPEIRTDPKMDPNYESEDDDSDKATTAQENYLRPGAGSGFSRNNGRETISPGRGNLTNSGSGSKKSSYNNLEFSRSNSGKDFSNKIDDKSSVSKHLDESSSRNQVQDGGLHLGKMKPETKSETVVKSESFTSSASNPPKIIETEKSWLYKDPSGKTQGLFSVVQLRKWSNNGYFPTDLKVWRNKEGEETSILLTDALAGKFHQQSQSVEIPLSSPPNPVKLETRENDKGMKSSPIVQVVSKFSTQDGNINPAALQQTPQQPPPVGIKSQDVNMNPAAPQIRSKDGNMNSAAPQRQPPVGIKSEDGNMNSAALQRQPPVGIKSQDGNMNPAAPQRHPLVGIKSQDGIMNPAAPQRQPPVGIKSQDGNMNPATPQRQPPVGIKSQDGNMNPAAPQRPPPVGIKSQDGNMNPAAPQRPPPVAINSRDVNKNPAIPQQQPQVGINSRDGNMNPAAPQQPPPVGINNRDGNMNTASPHQPPPVGINSRDGSMNPIAPQQPPPVGINSWDGTMIPSAPQPPQRVGISRWDSTMNPAAPQPPQPVGINSQDGNMNPAAPLQPPPVGINSQDGNMNPAAPQQPLPLTATVSGGQLSHSSTINPEISTILNPHLNGESTQPEIPSHHMPQGQPYVQIPGPNYSNPGLPLNNQQPSPWAVQNNPFPPGPRPDGSNMTWGPMPGWVGPGPVQATGNMNWNPGWVGPPPMAGFMQPGMMNPGWFPQMCNPSGWYPPPPPPNTNQPQMWCPQQPGGNMGPPPPVQSQGGLGPPPPVQSQGGLGPQLGNANLPGWSGPPSNSGTWGNDHQNNNGNKFSGRGSGSGYNGGRAGRGYDSKKTNNSSRICMFHRGGHCKKGSTCRHAHK from the exons ATGGAAGACGAGGATGAGAAAGTGATTTTCACAATGGACAACGAAGTACATGATACAAAAGACAAACCTTTAGATGCTACGGAGATCTTAAAATCCGAGGAAAGAAGCGATATGGGTTCCTCAATTCTTCCCCATCTTTGTGATTCGCAACTGATAGTGGGTTCGtctccgccgccgccgccgccttcTTTAGCTGTCGAGGAAGAGGGAAAGGTTGAGGATGAAGTGACTCAGTTGGTTGGAATGGATATGTTTATGGAGACTGCGGCTGATGTTGTTGATCGTCAGGGAGAGGATGATGTTGAATGTAGTTTACCCAGTTGGTCCGAGCAGGATGATGTGGAGTTCTTTGGCGACCATTCATCGGTGCATATACCAGGAGATATGATGATAGGAAATGACATTTCTTTGGATTTTGATGATTCAGAGCTTAAGATTTCTAACACTTGGTCTATAATCCAAGATGAGGAAATTAAGATACATATAAATGAAGAAGGTGACGGTTATGTTGAAGCGGTTGTAACATGTGATATTCCTACTAAAATGGATTATGATATCGAGAATTGTGTAAAGACCCAGAGTGTTGAAGATGGTGTAGGCAATTGTTTGCCCCGATCAGACATTTTGCAATCCTTTGATACACTGGGTGAGGAATATGAAGCCATTGAAAAGGAACAAGTTGAAGTGATGGATGAAGAACACAATGTGGATGTGGAGTCCTCAGTTATTTCTAAATTGGGACAAAAAGATGAAGCCATAGGGATGGAAGGGACGGTGGGAGATCCTGCACCTGAACCTGACAATGTAGAAGTAAGTCTGCAATCCATTGTTGCTGCTGAACTGTGTGAGGAAGATGAAGTCATGGGAGAAGAAAATGTTGGGGTTACAGAGATGGAAGAGAATCATATTCAGCTTCTGGATGGTGTAGAAGATGTTGTTGGTTGCACTCCAAcaaaagatgatgatggtgaagAGTCAATGGAAGAGGACGACCCACCAACTGCTGAGACTGAAATGGAGATAGAGACGGATGTGATAGATGTGCCAGAACTAGATAATGTAACCATTGCCGCAGGGAAGAGAAAAAGAGGAAAGAATGCTAAGGTTTCCACACGAGCTTCAACTAGGACCACCATTGGAGAAGatgtttgtttcatttgttttgaTGGTGGAGAGCTTGTGTTATGTGATCGTAG GGGATGTCCTAAGGTATACCACCCTTCCTGTGTCAATCGCGATGAAGCATTTTTTCGAGCAAAAGGTCGATGGAATTGTG GTTGGCATCTTTGTAGCATTTGTGAGAAGAATGGACACTATTCATGTTATACATGCACATTTTCTGTGTGCAAAGTGTGCACTAAAGATGCCGTTATCTTATGTGTTCGAGGAAACAAAGGTTTTTGTGAGACTTGCATGAAGACCGTGATGTTGATTGAAAATAACGAGGCATCAGACAATAAG GATAAAGTGGACTTTGATGACAAGAGCAGTTGGGAGTTCCTATTCAAGGATTATTGGACAGATCTGAAGGAAAAACTGTCCATTACTACTGATGAACTTGCCCTGGCAAAAAATCCACGGAGAGGGCCCGATGTATCCATTGGGAAAGAGGAAgcaaatgaagaaaatattgaTGTCAATAATGGTCATTCTGGTTCAGACAGTTCAGAGCACCTAGAGGATAGAAAATCGAAAAGAAGATTATCAAAGAGGAAATCCAAAAGGCGAGAGAAGACCGAAGAGATTGGCTTACCAAATACTTCAGAAATAGCTTTTGTGTCTCGTGGATGGGCATCACAAGAGCTTCTAGAGTTTGTTATGCACATGAAGGACGGTGACAACTCAGTTTTATCTCAGTTTGATGTTCAGGCCTTATTActtgaatatataaaaacaaacaaactccGCGATCCTCGTAGAAAAAGTCAAATTATTTGTGATGCAAGACTAGAAAATCTATTTGGAAAAGCTCGTGTTGGACATTTTGAAATGTTAAAACTTCTTGAATCTCACTTTCTTATAAAAGATGATACTCACATAGATGATGTTCAAGGCACTGTTGTGGATACTGATGTTAACCAAGTGGAAAGAGATGAAAATAATGATTCTCCAATTAAGGGGGGAAGTAAAGAAAAGAAACGTAGAATAAGGAAGAAAGGTTATGACAGAGGTCTTCAATCCAATCTTAACGACTATGCTGCCATTGATAATCACAATATAAATTTGATCTATTTGCGAAGAAAGCTTGTTGAGGATGTTCTTGAAGATGTTGACAAATTTCATGACACAGTTGTTGGGACTTTTGTTAGAATAAGAATACCTGGTAATAATCAAAAGCAAGATCTCTATAGGCTGGTTCAAGttatag GTACAACTAAGGCTCCCAAACCGTATAAAGTTGGTAAAAGGACCACTAGTTTCTTCCTAGAAGTATTAAACTTAGACAAAACTGAGGTGGTGGGAATTGATACCATTTCCAACCAAGAATTCACTGAG GATGAATGCAAACGGCTACGACAGAGCATAAAATGTGGGCTTATCAATAGGCTGACTGTG GGAGACATTCTGCACAAGGCAACTATAATGCATGTTGCTAGAGTTAATGAT TGTCTGGAGGCTGAGACACAGAGACTTTTTCATCTTCGCGACCGTGCAAGTGAGAAAGGACGCAAAAAAGA GCTTAGGGAATGTGTGGAGAAACTACAGTTTCTCAGGACACCTGAAGAACGCCGACGAAGACTGGATGAAATCCCAGAAATACGCACAGACCCAAAAATGGATCCAAACTATGAATCTGAAGATGATGATAGCGATAAGGCTACTACTGCACAag AAAATTACCTGAGACCTGGGGCAGGTTCTGGCTTTAGCAGGAATAATGGGAGAGAGACAATTTCTCCTGGAAGAGGAAATCTTACAAATTCAGGAAGTGGATCGAAAAAGTCCTCCTATAATAACTTGGAATTCTCCAGAAGCAATTCTGGCAAagatttttcaaacaaaattgacGATAAATCTTCTGTTAGCAAACATCTGGATGAAAGCAGTTCAAGGAATCAAGTTCAAGATGGAGGCTTACATTTGGGCAAGATGAAGCCTGAAACGAAATCTGAAACTGTTGTAAAATCAGAGTCATTCACTAGTTCTGCATCTAATCCTCCTAAGATCATCGAAACTGAAAAATCATGGCTTTATAAGGATCCATCTGGAAAAACTCAAGGACTATTTTCAGTTGTTCAGCTGCGGAAATGGAGTAACAATGGTTACTTCCCAACTGATCTTAAAGTTTGGAGAAATAAGGAAGGTGAAGAAACCTCTATACTTTTGACAGATGCCTTGGCCGGAAAATTTCATCAGCAATCACAAAGCGTGGAAATTCCTCTTTCGTCCCCACCAAATCCCGTAAAGCTTGAAACAAGAGAAAACGACAAAGGGATGAAATCGTCGCCAATAGTTCAAGTTGTGTCAAAATTTTCAACACAGGATGGTAATATAAATCCAGCAGCTCTGCAACAAACCCCACAACAACCGCCTCCTGTTGGAATCAAAAGTCAGGATGTTAATATGAATCCAGCAGCCCCGCAAATAAGAAGTAAGGATGGTAATATGAATTCAGCAGCCCCGCAAAGACAGCCTCCAGTTGGAATCAAAAGTGAGGATGGTAATATGAATTCAGCAGCCCTGCAAAGACAGCCTCCGGTTGGAATCAAAAGTCAGGATGGTAATATGAATCCAGCAGCCCCGCAAAGACATCCTCTGGTTGGAATCAAAAGTCAGGATGGTATTATGAATCCAGCAGCCCCGCAAAGACAGCCTCCGGTTGGAATCAAAAGTCAGGATGGTAATATGAATCCAGCAACCCCGCAAAGACAGCCTCCGGTTGGAATCAAAAGTCAGGATGGTAATATGAATCCAGCAGCCCCGCAAAGACCACCTCCCGTTGGAATCAAAAGTCAGGATGGAAATATGAATCCAGCAGCCCCGCAAAGACCGCCTCCGGTTGCAATCAACAGTCGGGATGTTAATAAGAATCCAGCAATCCCGCAACAACAGCCTCAAGTTGGAATCAACAGTCGGGATGGTAATATGAATCCAGCCGCCCCACAACAACCGCCTCCGGTTGGAATCAACAATCGGGATGGTAATATGAATACAGCTTCCCCACATCAACCACCTCCAGTCGGAATCAACAGTCGGGATGGTAGTATGAATCCAATCGCCCCACAACAACCGCCTCCGGTTGGAATCAACAGTTGGGATGGTACTATGATTCCATCAGCCCCGCAACCACCGCAACGGGTCGGAATCAGCAGGTGGGATAGTACTATGAATCCAGCAGCCCCGCAACCACCGCAACCGGTTGGAATCAACAGTCAAGATGGTAATATGAATCCAGCAGCTCCACTACAGCCGCCTCCGGTTGGAATCAACAGTCAGGATGGTAATATGAATCCAGCAGCCCCTCAACAACCACTTCCTTTAACCGCCACTGTCAGTGGTGGACAGCTGTCACATTCTTCGACGATTAATCCTGAGATAAGTACCATACTGAATCCGCATTTGAACGGAGAATCAACTCAGCCTGAAATTCCTTCACATCATATGCCTCAAGGGCAGCCTTATGTTCAGATTCCGGGTCCAAACTACTCTAATCCAGGTTTACCCCTTAACAATCAGCAACCTTCACCTTGGGCCGTACAAAACAATCCATTTCCACCCGGACCAAGACCCGACGGGTCAAACATGACTTGGGGACCAATGCCGGGTTGGGTGGGACCCGGACCAGTCCAGGCAACTGGAAATATGAACTGGAACCCTGGTTGGGTCGGACCACCACCTATGGCCGGGTTTATGCAACCCGGTATGATGAACCCAGGTTGGTTCCCACAAATGTGTAACCCATCCGGATGGTATCCACCCCCACCCCCACCCAACACAAATCAGCCTCAAATGTGGTGCCCACAACAACCGGGTGGGAATATGGGTCCTCCTCCTCCAGTCCAATCCCAAGGTGGGTTGGGTCCTCCTCCTCCAGTCCAATCCCAAGGTGGGTTGGGTCCTCAGTTGGGAAATGCAAACCTTCCCGGTTGGAGCGGTCCGCCGAGTAATTCGGGAACATGGGGAAACGACCACCAGAATAATAATGGGAACAAGTTTTCAGGTAGGGGTTCGGGTTCTGGTTATAATGGTGGACGGGCAGGCAGGGGATATGATAGTAAAAAAACCAATAATAGTTCCCGTATATGCATGTTCCATCGGGGTGGACATTGTAAGAAAGGGTCTACTTGTAGACATGCTCACAAATGA